The Mytilus edulis chromosome 12, xbMytEdul2.2, whole genome shotgun sequence genome contains a region encoding:
- the LOC139497576 gene encoding fibrinogen-like protein A, which yields MAVYKDVVKMNKQLENDIKSILEESRGEKEISRIVRMLKHEVKGICGGSAKDCADIKKYKATSGVYQIFPSKTEGVKAYCDMDTDGGGWTIIQKRYDDSVKFQRTWTECENRFGNVNGEYWLGNKHLHRLTSSGTYELRVDLTDKNNNKKYAKYKTFLVGDATSQYKLTIGGYSGDAGDSLTYSNGMKFSTVDRDNDLNNVNCAKKFGPWWFKGCSHSALNNPSRNHWKWNYISVSYAKTSVMMIRKI from the exons ATGGCAGTGTATAAAGATGTAGTAAAGATGAACAAACAGTTGGAGAATGATATAAAATCGATCCTAGAAG aGTCTCGTGGCGAAAAGGAAATTTCAAGGATAGTCAGGATGTTAAAACATGAAGTCAAAG GGATATGTGGAGGGTCTGCAAAGGACTGCGCTGATATTAAGAAATATAAAGCAACATCTGGTGTCTACCAAATATTCCCTTCGAAAACAGAAGGAGTAAAAGCTTATTGTGACATGGATACAGACGGTGGAGGATGGACA ATTATCCAGAAAAGATATGACGATTCTGTTAAATTCCAGAGAACTTGGACAGAATGCGAAAACAGATTCGGTAACGTCAACGGAGAATATTGGCTTG GCAACAAACATTTGCATCGGTTGACGTCCAGTGGTACATATGAGCTGAGAGTAGATCTTACGGATAAGAACAATAACAAGAAGTATGCTAAATATAAGACATTTCTTGTTGGAGATGCAACATCTCAGTACAAGCTAACGATTGGAGGTTATAGCGGTGACGCAG GAGATTCATTAACCTACAGCAACGGAATGAAATTCTCAACTGTTGACAGGGATAATGATTTAAACAATGTCAACTGCGCCAAAAAATTTGGACCGTGGTGGTTTAAAGGCTGTTCTCATAGTGCTCTAAACAACCCATCAAGAAATCATTGGAAATGGAATTATATAAGTGTTAGTTACGCAAAGACGTCGGTGATGATGATACGGAAGATCTag